From Candidatus Eremiobacteraceae bacterium, one genomic window encodes:
- a CDS encoding benzoate-CoA ligase family protein, whose product MTQSAHIDTFARDNLPPRSQWPEMRFDLPELQYPERLNCGVELLDVNVRAKHGGRPAIVTPKESLTYAELLERTDRIAHVIVDELGCVPGSRVLLRGPNDATMVAAWLAVMKAGCIAVTTMPLLRVKELTDVVGKARVRAAICQAGLAADLETTKERCSDLERIVYYGDSGPTGNSLEAAMLAKPASFLAVDTAADDVCMIAFTSGTTGVPKGTMHFHRDVLAVCDTFSQHVLRPDASDVFCGTPPLAFTYGLGGALLFPLRAGAAALQLEKTSPELLLDAIARYKATVCFTAPTMYRALTPLVGNADIASLKKCVSAGEALPSATRAAWKDATGIDIIDGIGSTEMLHIFIGASGDEIRAGSTGKAVPGYTACVLDDDGKRAKPGVVGRLAVKGPTGCRYLADERQKTYVVGGWNLTGDAYSMDEDGYFWYQARTDDMIVSAGNNIAGPEVEFALLAHAAVLECAVVGIPDDQRGMIVKAYVVLRESSQASPSMVKELQDHVKATIAPYKYPRAMEFVSALPRTATGKLQRFKLREETASR is encoded by the coding sequence ATGACGCAGTCGGCGCACATCGACACGTTCGCGCGCGACAATTTGCCGCCGCGTTCGCAATGGCCGGAGATGCGCTTCGATTTGCCGGAACTGCAATACCCCGAACGGCTCAACTGCGGTGTGGAACTGCTCGACGTCAACGTGCGCGCCAAGCACGGCGGCCGACCCGCGATCGTCACGCCGAAGGAAAGTCTGACCTACGCCGAGCTGCTCGAGCGAACCGATCGCATCGCACACGTCATCGTCGACGAGCTCGGCTGCGTGCCCGGCTCGCGCGTGCTGTTGCGCGGTCCCAACGATGCGACGATGGTCGCCGCGTGGCTCGCCGTCATGAAAGCGGGCTGCATCGCCGTGACGACGATGCCCCTGCTGCGCGTCAAAGAGCTCACCGACGTCGTCGGCAAGGCGCGCGTCCGCGCAGCGATCTGCCAAGCGGGCCTTGCAGCCGACCTCGAAACGACGAAGGAGCGCTGCTCGGATCTCGAGCGGATCGTCTACTACGGTGACAGCGGGCCAACGGGGAACTCCCTCGAAGCGGCGATGCTTGCGAAACCGGCATCCTTCCTGGCCGTCGACACGGCAGCCGACGACGTCTGCATGATCGCGTTCACGTCGGGTACGACGGGCGTGCCGAAGGGCACGATGCATTTCCATCGCGATGTCCTCGCCGTGTGCGACACATTTTCGCAGCACGTCTTGCGCCCGGATGCAAGCGACGTATTCTGCGGCACGCCGCCGCTCGCGTTCACGTACGGGCTCGGGGGCGCGCTCCTTTTCCCGCTGCGCGCGGGCGCCGCAGCGCTGCAGCTGGAGAAGACGTCGCCCGAGCTGCTGCTCGACGCGATCGCGCGCTACAAGGCGACGGTGTGCTTCACCGCGCCGACGATGTATCGGGCGTTGACGCCGCTCGTCGGCAACGCCGACATCGCGAGCCTCAAGAAATGTGTCTCCGCGGGCGAGGCGCTGCCGAGCGCGACCCGCGCGGCCTGGAAAGATGCGACGGGCATCGATATCATCGACGGCATCGGCTCGACGGAGATGCTCCACATCTTCATCGGCGCTTCGGGCGACGAGATCCGCGCGGGATCGACCGGCAAAGCCGTGCCCGGATACACCGCGTGCGTGCTCGACGACGACGGCAAGCGCGCGAAACCCGGCGTCGTCGGCCGGCTCGCCGTCAAAGGTCCGACCGGGTGCCGCTACCTCGCGGACGAACGGCAAAAGACGTACGTCGTCGGCGGCTGGAATCTCACCGGTGACGCGTATTCGATGGACGAGGACGGTTATTTCTGGTATCAGGCGCGCACCGACGACATGATCGTCTCGGCGGGCAACAACATCGCCGGTCCGGAAGTCGAGTTCGCTCTGCTCGCGCATGCCGCCGTCCTCGAGTGCGCGGTCGTCGGCATCCCCGACGATCAGCGGGGAATGATCGTCAAGGCGTACGTCGTGCTGCGCGAGAGTTCGCAGGCAAGCCCCTCGATGGTGAAAGAACTGCAAGATCACGTCAAGGCGACGATCGCGCCGTACAAGTATCCGCGCGCGATGGAATTCGTCAGCGCGCTGCCGCGGACAGCGACCGGGAAGCTGCAGCGTTTCAAGCTGCGCGAGGAGACAGCCAGTAGATGA
- a CDS encoding acyl-CoA dehydrogenase family protein, with amino-acid sequence MAAADRFEWPWLDQPHRELANGVESWAAKTLVDGTEPDDIDAAVRRLVQALASGGWLRYCVPASHGGVSPAVDCRSLCIIRETLAYRDALADFAFALEGLGSCSIALRGTAEQKDRYLPRVVDGSAVAAFALSEPDAGSDVAALTTTARRDGDDYVLDGVKTWTSNGGAADFYVLFARVGEQSGSKGITAFIVDRGTAGLETEARIQVMAPHPLATMRLRGCRISAKARIAAEGDGFKVAMETLDLFRPSVAAAALGFARRAHDEAVMRARSRRMFGQTLADFQLTQAAIGDMAALVDASALLVYRAAWLRDTTQRRVTKEAAIAKMFATEAAQKVIDRAVQIHGGLGVVRGNVVERLYRDIRALRIYEGATEVQQLIVGRHELSDDGQAAGR; translated from the coding sequence ATGGCGGCTGCCGATCGCTTCGAGTGGCCGTGGCTCGACCAGCCGCACCGCGAGCTGGCGAACGGCGTCGAGTCATGGGCGGCGAAAACCCTCGTCGACGGCACAGAGCCGGACGACATCGACGCTGCCGTCCGGCGGCTCGTACAAGCTCTCGCCTCAGGCGGGTGGCTTCGCTACTGCGTCCCCGCGTCGCACGGCGGCGTCTCGCCGGCGGTGGATTGCCGATCGCTTTGCATCATCCGCGAGACGCTTGCCTACCGCGACGCACTCGCGGACTTCGCGTTCGCGCTCGAGGGCCTCGGGAGCTGCTCGATCGCGCTGCGCGGCACGGCGGAGCAAAAGGATCGATATCTGCCGCGCGTCGTCGACGGCAGCGCGGTCGCGGCCTTCGCGCTCTCCGAGCCGGATGCCGGATCCGACGTGGCCGCCTTGACGACCACCGCTCGTCGCGACGGCGACGACTACGTCCTCGACGGCGTCAAGACGTGGACGTCGAACGGCGGCGCGGCCGATTTTTACGTCCTCTTCGCGCGCGTCGGCGAGCAGTCCGGAAGCAAGGGCATTACGGCGTTCATCGTCGACCGCGGCACGGCGGGCCTTGAAACCGAAGCTCGGATCCAGGTCATGGCGCCTCATCCGCTCGCGACGATGCGACTGCGCGGTTGCCGGATCTCCGCAAAGGCCAGGATCGCCGCCGAAGGGGACGGTTTCAAAGTGGCGATGGAGACGCTCGATCTTTTCCGACCGTCCGTCGCTGCGGCGGCGCTCGGTTTCGCGCGTCGCGCACACGATGAAGCGGTGATGCGCGCACGCAGCCGTCGCATGTTCGGACAGACCCTCGCCGACTTCCAGCTGACGCAGGCGGCGATCGGCGACATGGCCGCGCTCGTCGATGCAAGCGCGCTGCTCGTCTACCGGGCGGCGTGGCTTCGCGATACGACGCAGCGCCGCGTGACAAAAGAGGCTGCCATCGCGAAGATGTTCGCCACCGAGGCGGCACAGAAGGTCATCGACCGCGCGGTGCAGATCCACGGCGGGCTCGGCGTCGTGCGGGGCAACGTCGTGGAACGTCTCTATCGCGACATCCGCGCGCTTCGCATCTACGAAGGCGCCACCGAAGTGCAGCAGCTGATCGTCGGCCGCCACGAGTTGTCGGACGACGGCCAGGCGGCCGGTCGATGA
- a CDS encoding enoyl-CoA hydratase family protein: MSLHQEHAGQFTWSIDGAVETITLDRPERKNALTFEGYHALIQAFRSLANLKDKIKAVVLTGASGNFCSGGDVHEIIGPLTKSTPDELLRFTQMTGELVKAMRACPQPIVAAIDGACAGAGAILAMASDLRFGTARSKVAFLFVRVGLAGADMGACSILPRIIGAGRAAELLFTGRSMPGDEALAWGFYNRVSEPEAVLAEATQCARDLAAGPTLAHAVTKKMIHREWSMGIDDAIDEEAREQALLMETNDFRRAFEAFSAKRAVRFEGD; this comes from the coding sequence ATGAGCCTGCATCAGGAACACGCCGGGCAATTCACTTGGTCGATCGACGGTGCGGTCGAGACGATCACGCTCGACCGGCCCGAGCGGAAGAACGCGCTCACGTTCGAGGGCTACCACGCGCTAATCCAAGCGTTCCGTTCGCTCGCAAATCTGAAAGACAAGATCAAAGCCGTTGTGCTCACCGGCGCCAGCGGCAATTTTTGCTCGGGCGGCGACGTCCACGAGATCATCGGTCCGCTGACGAAGTCGACGCCGGACGAACTGCTCCGTTTCACGCAGATGACGGGCGAACTCGTCAAGGCGATGCGCGCGTGCCCGCAGCCGATCGTCGCGGCGATCGACGGCGCGTGTGCGGGCGCCGGCGCTATCCTGGCGATGGCGTCGGACCTGCGGTTTGGCACAGCGCGAAGCAAGGTGGCGTTCCTCTTCGTCCGAGTCGGCCTTGCTGGTGCCGACATGGGCGCGTGCAGCATCCTTCCGCGCATCATCGGCGCCGGCCGGGCGGCGGAGCTGCTGTTCACAGGCCGCTCGATGCCCGGCGACGAGGCGCTCGCGTGGGGATTCTACAATCGCGTCAGCGAGCCCGAGGCCGTGCTCGCCGAAGCGACCCAGTGCGCGCGCGATCTTGCCGCGGGGCCGACCCTCGCGCACGCTGTCACGAAGAAGATGATCCACCGCGAATGGTCGATGGGTATCGACGACGCGATCGATGAGGAGGCGCGCGAACAGGCGCTGCTCATGGAGACGAACGATTTCCGTCGAGCCTTCGAAGCGTTCTCCGCCAAGCGCGCCGTGCGCTTCGAGGGCGACTGA
- a CDS encoding MarR family transcriptional regulator → MESLDHESRARRDDHQALRLWLRILSCSNLIEQQVRRGLRREFHTTLPRFDFMAQLERNPAGLKMGEISERMMVTGGNVTGIADELEAAGLVARHAVRGDRRAFTVRLTSAGKRAFAEMARAHERWIISLFSGLSKREQSQLFEPLAKLKRHAASRNGERTG, encoded by the coding sequence ATGGAGTCGCTCGATCACGAATCGCGAGCTCGGCGCGACGACCATCAGGCGCTGCGCCTCTGGTTGCGCATCCTGTCGTGCTCGAATCTCATCGAGCAGCAGGTCCGGCGAGGTTTGCGCAGGGAGTTCCACACGACGCTGCCCCGATTCGATTTCATGGCGCAGCTCGAACGCAATCCGGCGGGGCTGAAGATGGGCGAGATCTCCGAACGCATGATGGTGACCGGCGGCAACGTCACGGGGATCGCGGACGAGCTCGAGGCCGCGGGCCTCGTCGCGCGGCATGCGGTTCGGGGCGATCGCCGGGCATTCACGGTGAGGCTGACCAGCGCCGGCAAACGCGCCTTCGCCGAGATGGCGCGCGCGCACGAGCGTTGGATCATCTCGCTTTTTTCCGGCTTGTCGAAACGCGAGCAGTCGCAACTGTTCGAACCGCTCGCGAAGCTGAAGCGCCACGCTGCGTCGCGCAACGGGGAGCGCACCGGATGA
- a CDS encoding bifunctional salicylyl-CoA 5-hydroxylase/oxidoreductase → MRSAVIGGGPAGLYFALLMKRADPSHVVDVFERNRPDDTFGWGVVFSDQTLGNLAVADPKTHQRIVDDFIHWDDIDIHFRGQVLRSGGHGFSGIARKKLLNILQERAREVGVGLHFQSEIDGDESLAGSYDVVIIADGANSVIRRQHAADFQTQLDERRCRYVWLGTRHLFDAFTFVFEETPAGWFQVHAYRFDKDTSTVIVECREETWKKAGLEGRTAAETVAFCEELFGRYIGGAKLLSNASHLSSPWIKFIRVSNGTWRRGNTVLLGDSAHTAHFSIGSGTKLAMEDAIVLARALNEAPSVERAFEIYEDERRTEVLKLQSAARNSMEWFEHVSRYTTLDPTQFAYSLLTRSQRFGHENLRLRDADFVRGVEARIANVSSNGVPKRETKSKPAPPMFTPFKLRELELRNRVVVSPMAMYSAIDGTPGDFYLVHLGARAQGGAGLVFTEMTNVADDARISPGCAGMYKEEHVDAWTRIVEFVHGYTPAKIALQLGHAGPKGSTQLGWEEGDEPLESGNWPLIAPSAMRSGPNNQLPKEMTRADMDAVCGQFVRATEMGEACGFDMLELHCAHGYLFSSFITPLSNHRTDEYGGSLENRMRYPLEVFRAMRAAWPKHKPMSVRISATDWVPGGIAPEDSVEVARMFKAAGADLVDVSAGQTSRLAQPVYGRMFQTPFSDRIRNEVGIATMAVGNIFEPDHVNSIIAAGRADLCALARPHLADPYWTLHAAAALGYADQQWPVQYLQGKSQLERNLSRAAAPVGPI, encoded by the coding sequence ATGCGCAGCGCGGTCATCGGCGGCGGTCCGGCGGGGCTCTATTTCGCGCTCCTGATGAAGCGTGCGGATCCATCGCACGTCGTCGACGTCTTCGAGCGCAACCGGCCCGACGACACGTTCGGCTGGGGCGTCGTCTTCTCGGATCAAACGCTTGGCAATCTCGCCGTCGCCGATCCGAAGACCCATCAGCGCATCGTCGACGACTTCATCCATTGGGATGACATCGACATACACTTCCGCGGGCAGGTGCTGCGCTCCGGTGGCCACGGGTTCAGCGGCATCGCGCGCAAGAAGCTCCTCAACATCCTCCAAGAACGCGCTCGAGAGGTCGGCGTCGGGCTCCATTTCCAATCCGAGATCGACGGCGACGAGAGCCTCGCGGGGTCGTACGACGTCGTCATCATCGCCGACGGCGCGAACAGCGTCATCCGGCGGCAGCATGCCGCCGACTTCCAGACGCAGCTCGACGAGCGGCGCTGCCGGTACGTCTGGCTCGGCACCCGCCACCTGTTCGACGCCTTCACATTCGTCTTCGAAGAGACGCCGGCCGGTTGGTTCCAAGTGCACGCATACCGCTTTGACAAAGACACGAGCACGGTCATCGTCGAGTGCCGCGAGGAGACGTGGAAGAAAGCAGGCCTCGAAGGCAGGACCGCCGCCGAAACGGTCGCGTTTTGCGAAGAACTGTTCGGGCGCTACATCGGCGGCGCCAAGCTTCTTAGCAACGCCTCGCACCTGTCATCACCGTGGATCAAGTTCATCCGCGTCAGCAACGGGACTTGGCGGCGCGGCAATACTGTGCTCCTTGGCGACTCCGCCCATACCGCGCATTTCTCCATCGGTTCGGGCACGAAGCTCGCGATGGAAGACGCGATCGTCCTTGCCCGTGCGCTCAACGAGGCGCCCTCGGTCGAGCGAGCTTTCGAGATCTACGAGGACGAGCGCCGCACCGAAGTCCTCAAGCTTCAGAGCGCGGCGCGCAACAGCATGGAATGGTTCGAGCACGTCTCCCGATACACGACGCTCGATCCGACGCAGTTCGCATACAGTCTGCTCACGCGCAGCCAGCGCTTCGGCCACGAGAATCTCCGCCTGCGCGACGCCGATTTCGTGCGCGGCGTCGAAGCGCGGATCGCGAACGTCTCCTCGAACGGCGTGCCAAAGCGCGAGACGAAGAGCAAGCCCGCGCCGCCGATGTTCACCCCGTTCAAGCTGCGCGAGCTCGAGCTCCGCAACCGCGTCGTCGTCTCGCCGATGGCCATGTATAGCGCGATCGACGGTACTCCCGGCGATTTCTACCTCGTCCATCTCGGCGCGCGCGCGCAAGGCGGCGCGGGGCTCGTCTTCACCGAGATGACGAACGTCGCCGACGACGCGCGCATATCGCCCGGCTGTGCCGGCATGTATAAGGAAGAGCACGTCGACGCGTGGACGCGCATCGTCGAATTCGTCCACGGCTACACGCCCGCGAAGATCGCGCTGCAGCTCGGTCACGCAGGACCGAAAGGATCGACTCAACTCGGCTGGGAGGAGGGCGACGAGCCTCTCGAGTCTGGCAACTGGCCGCTCATCGCGCCCTCGGCGATGCGCTCCGGGCCGAACAATCAGTTGCCGAAAGAGATGACGCGCGCCGACATGGATGCCGTGTGCGGCCAGTTCGTCCGTGCGACCGAGATGGGCGAGGCGTGCGGCTTCGACATGCTCGAGCTGCATTGCGCGCACGGCTATCTTTTCTCAAGCTTCATCACGCCGCTCTCGAATCACCGCACCGACGAATACGGCGGATCGCTCGAAAACCGCATGCGCTATCCGCTCGAGGTCTTCCGCGCCATGCGCGCGGCGTGGCCGAAGCATAAGCCGATGTCCGTCCGCATCTCGGCGACCGATTGGGTGCCCGGCGGCATCGCACCGGAAGATTCGGTCGAGGTCGCGCGCATGTTCAAAGCGGCCGGCGCTGACCTCGTCGACGTATCGGCCGGCCAGACGTCGCGGCTCGCGCAACCGGTCTACGGCCGCATGTTCCAGACGCCGTTCTCCGACCGCATCCGCAACGAGGTCGGCATCGCGACGATGGCGGTCGGGAACATCTTCGAGCCCGACCACGTCAACAGCATCATCGCCGCCGGACGCGCCGACTTGTGCGCGCTTGCGCGCCCGCATCTGGCCGATCCCTATTGGACGCTCCACGCGGCGGCGGCGCTCGGCTACGCCGACCAGCAGTGGCCCGTGCAGTATCTCCAAGGCAAATCGCAGCTCGAGCGCAACCTTTCGCGAGCCGCCGCGCCGGTCGGGCCGATCTGA
- a CDS encoding zinc-dependent metalloprotease, whose product MRRRSVAAAFAAFIMGCGAIAALASAPPSPAPSPVPSPTAAASPGHANGTVQTTIVPAPPPPGSDEGVMSYDRFTTGASPQPGLFTVWRKAGQVYFELSKDQFDKPYLLVPILSSGLGGGLFSGIDFDPILVQFHRNGPTVYTTEQNSHATARANTPAALAVALSYPQSVVDASPITAINKDSGDVVFGATVFLSDLLDLTDIINPQGGISFGPVARYHLDSRLSYFGPTKSFPKNVDLEADLTMSSFNAGPTDTVPDSRSLFLRVHYSIVELPNDGYKPRFADDRMGYFITAMRQYDDPETQTSFVRYIDRWNIQKTDPSARVSPAKNPIVYYLSNDIPYKYRAPIRNALLTWNKAFAAIGITNAIVVRQQPNDPSWDPDDARYSVVRWVVSPYDAFAYGPSFADPRTGEIFRADVVIDANLVRFGADQAADLIDPTLGMSNAQRAQCVLHDCDYGYGEHEHAAWAALALSMDSGARFGDPPPEKFVDGFLQSIVLHESGHDLGLRHNFAASTVYTHGQLHSASFTAAHGLTGSVMDYTPVNLSPHGQPQGLYFQTVLGPWDYFNIKYGYGQLSGKSPEDDKAALSSLASQATRSDLVFGTDEDDEWFDGFASDPRVEQFDLSSDPLAYVSDEFMIDHRLLSIMPARLPLKGHSYADVRRGFIISLANTFSAAYLATHYIAGEYFSRAHRGDPGSPVPFTPVSRPVEQHAFSLLATNVFDDDALRFSPDLLNRLGDSRFNHWESDPNAGLRLDFPVEEFVENNQIFLLDQMWQPTVLERLDSLDARSPRPGATMRLADLFDWCDSAIWGDLSARGVTTVPEVHRVLQLRYADLLAHVMLRPDPGTPLDASGLARHHLAELETRLDAALARGGYDEATTANFEQARAIVSRALSASTVLPAM is encoded by the coding sequence GTGCGACGACGGTCAGTTGCGGCGGCGTTCGCCGCCTTTATCATGGGTTGCGGTGCTATTGCCGCGCTTGCATCGGCACCTCCGTCGCCGGCTCCAAGCCCGGTTCCGAGCCCGACGGCAGCTGCGTCGCCCGGCCATGCTAACGGCACAGTCCAGACGACGATCGTGCCGGCGCCGCCGCCGCCCGGAAGCGACGAGGGAGTGATGTCGTACGATCGCTTCACGACCGGCGCGTCGCCGCAGCCCGGATTGTTCACCGTGTGGCGAAAAGCGGGGCAAGTGTATTTCGAACTGTCAAAGGATCAGTTCGACAAACCGTATCTCCTCGTGCCGATACTGTCGAGCGGTCTCGGCGGCGGTCTTTTCTCCGGCATCGACTTCGATCCGATACTCGTCCAATTCCACCGCAACGGTCCGACCGTCTATACGACGGAGCAGAACTCGCACGCGACGGCGCGAGCCAATACGCCTGCCGCGCTCGCGGTAGCCCTGTCGTACCCGCAGTCGGTCGTCGACGCGTCGCCGATCACAGCCATCAACAAAGACAGCGGCGACGTCGTGTTCGGCGCGACCGTATTCCTCAGCGACTTGCTCGACCTCACCGACATCATCAACCCCCAGGGCGGCATTTCATTCGGACCGGTTGCACGCTATCACCTCGACTCGCGTTTGAGCTACTTCGGACCGACGAAATCGTTCCCGAAGAACGTCGATCTCGAAGCCGATCTGACGATGTCGTCGTTCAACGCCGGCCCGACGGACACGGTGCCGGATTCGCGCAGTCTGTTCTTGCGCGTCCACTATTCGATCGTCGAACTGCCCAACGACGGTTACAAACCGCGCTTCGCCGACGATCGCATGGGGTACTTCATAACCGCGATGCGGCAGTACGACGATCCGGAGACGCAGACGAGCTTCGTCCGCTATATCGATCGCTGGAACATTCAGAAGACCGACCCGAGCGCGCGTGTATCGCCGGCGAAAAACCCTATCGTCTACTACCTTTCCAACGACATTCCGTACAAGTACCGTGCGCCGATCCGAAACGCGCTGCTGACGTGGAATAAAGCGTTCGCCGCGATCGGCATAACGAACGCGATCGTCGTGCGACAGCAGCCAAATGATCCGTCGTGGGATCCAGACGATGCGCGGTACTCGGTCGTCCGCTGGGTCGTCAGTCCGTACGACGCCTTCGCCTACGGTCCGTCGTTTGCCGATCCTCGCACCGGCGAGATCTTCCGAGCCGATGTCGTCATCGATGCGAACCTCGTGCGCTTCGGCGCGGATCAAGCCGCGGATCTCATCGATCCCACCCTCGGAATGTCGAACGCGCAGCGCGCGCAGTGCGTGCTCCACGATTGCGACTACGGTTACGGCGAACACGAACACGCCGCGTGGGCGGCCCTCGCGCTATCGATGGACAGCGGTGCACGCTTCGGCGATCCGCCGCCGGAGAAGTTCGTCGACGGATTTTTGCAGTCGATCGTACTTCACGAATCGGGTCACGATCTCGGCCTGCGCCACAACTTCGCCGCCTCGACCGTCTACACGCATGGGCAGCTGCACTCGGCGAGCTTCACAGCGGCGCATGGGCTCACGGGGTCGGTCATGGATTACACGCCCGTGAACCTGTCGCCGCATGGGCAGCCGCAAGGTCTGTACTTCCAGACCGTCCTCGGACCGTGGGATTACTTCAACATCAAGTACGGCTACGGACAGTTGTCCGGCAAGTCGCCTGAGGACGACAAGGCGGCGCTTTCTTCGCTTGCATCGCAGGCGACGAGGTCGGACCTCGTATTCGGCACCGACGAGGATGACGAATGGTTCGACGGCTTCGCGTCAGACCCACGTGTCGAGCAATTCGATCTGTCGAGCGATCCGCTCGCCTACGTCTCGGACGAATTCATGATCGATCATCGGTTGCTCTCGATCATGCCGGCGCGGCTGCCGCTCAAAGGCCATAGTTATGCGGATGTGCGCCGCGGCTTCATCATCTCGCTCGCCAACACGTTTTCGGCGGCGTATCTGGCGACGCACTATATCGCCGGCGAATATTTCTCGCGCGCGCACCGCGGCGATCCAGGCAGCCCCGTGCCGTTCACGCCCGTATCGCGTCCGGTGGAACAGCACGCGTTCTCGCTGCTCGCCACGAACGTATTCGACGACGACGCGCTCCGCTTTTCGCCGGATCTTCTGAACCGGCTCGGCGACTCGCGCTTCAATCACTGGGAAAGCGATCCGAACGCAGGGCTGCGGCTCGACTTCCCCGTCGAGGAGTTCGTCGAGAACAACCAGATCTTCTTACTCGATCAGATGTGGCAGCCCACGGTCCTCGAACGCCTCGACTCGCTCGACGCGCGATCGCCGAGGCCGGGAGCGACGATGCGGCTCGCGGATCTCTTCGACTGGTGCGATTCGGCGATCTGGGGCGATCTGTCGGCTCGGGGCGTGACCACCGTGCCTGAGGTCCATCGGGTGCTGCAGCTGCGTTATGCCGATCTGCTCGCCCACGTCATGCTCAGGCCGGATCCGGGCACGCCGCTCGACGCGAGCGGCCTGGCGCGCCATCACCTCGCAGAGCTGGAGACGCGACTCGATGCCGCACTCGCCCGTGGCGGCTACGACGAGGCGACGACAGCGAACTTCGAGCAGGCGCGAGCGATCGTCAGCCGGGCGCTCTCGGCCTCGACAGTCTTGCCTGCGATGTAA